TTGTGGCCGGGGTCCTTCTCCTTGTCCGTCCTCGCCCGGTGGGAAGGGTACGATGATGCGCTTGTGCCTGTGGTTTTTGCTCTTCACCTTTCTTATGGGTCCTTGCCTTTTTGCGGAAGTTCCGAAGGAAATTCGGGGTGTATGGATTGATGTGCGCAGCATCCCCGAAACAGAAGAGGGAATTCGTGGCCTCGTTGACCGCCTCCACGAAGCCCACTTCAATGCCCTCTTCGTGGAATCTTTCTACCGTGGGGAGACCATCTACCCCTCTTTTTTCCTCGCATCCCAGGGTCTCCCCTCCCAGATGGAACGTTTCAGAAGCTCAGGCATCGATCCCCTGCAGGTTATCATCGATGAGGCCAAAAAGAGGAACATGCAAGTCCATGCCTG
The sequence above is a segment of the Candidatus Caldatribacterium sp. genome. Coding sequences within it:
- a CDS encoding family 10 glycosylhydrolase, whose product is MMRLCLWFLLFTFLMGPCLFAEVPKEIRGVWIDVRSIPETEEGIRGLVDRLHEAHFNALFVESFYRGETIYPSFFLASQGLPSQMERFRSSGIDPLQVIIDEAKKRNMQVHAWYDLFYVGLDEPGPILSAFPQWAGRNRDGTAGYVQGGKRFFFVCPMHEGVLEFYAGLLEEVVKRYDLDGLHFDYFRFPDPTIAD